The Pseudodesulfovibrio sp. zrk46 genome contains a region encoding:
- a CDS encoding GIY-YIG nuclease family protein, which yields MSNWFVYLLRCADDTLYCGITTDVDRRILQHNAGTGAKYTRPRRPVTLEALTEVDTKGDALRVEILVKKQPRKRKISYLVCRDWESDLERLKS from the coding sequence ATGTCCAACTGGTTTGTTTATCTCCTCCGCTGCGCAGACGACACCCTCTACTGTGGCATCACAACGGACGTTGACCGCCGTATACTTCAACATAATGCTGGAACTGGAGCCAAATACACACGGCCAAGGCGCCCGGTGACATTGGAAGCCTTGACGGAAGTTGACACCAAAGGGGATGCATTGCGGGTGGAAATATTGGTTAAGAAACAACCCCGCAAACGCAAAATTTCTTACCTTGTTTGCCGCGATTGGGAATCTGATCTCGAAAGGCTGAAATCATGA
- the leuB gene encoding 3-isopropylmalate dehydrogenase, giving the protein MKKICVLPGDGIGTEIVTQALRVMDKVGDKFGQKFETTEALIGGCAIDAEGVPLPANTVAKCKDADAVLLGAVGGPKWDTIDPSIRPEKGLLGIRKELGLFANLRPAQLFPQLADACYLRPDIVAKGLDVMVVRELTGGIYFGEPRFDGEKDGERFGYNTMTYYEHEIRRIAKVAFEAARKRSGRVCSVDKANVLDVSRVWREIVIDEHKNYQDVELSHMYVDNAAMQLVRDPSQFDVMVTGNLFGDILSDEAAAITGSIGMLPSASLGESNPGLYEPIHGSAPDIAGQNKANPLATILSISMMMRHSFDMTEEADCIDQAVEKTLEQGYRTGDIWQEGAKAVGCTEMADAVLANL; this is encoded by the coding sequence ATGAAAAAAATATGTGTATTGCCCGGTGACGGTATCGGTACCGAGATCGTGACCCAGGCGTTGCGCGTTATGGATAAGGTCGGCGATAAGTTCGGCCAGAAATTTGAAACCACAGAAGCCCTGATTGGCGGCTGCGCCATCGATGCTGAAGGCGTCCCCCTTCCGGCAAATACTGTTGCCAAGTGCAAAGATGCCGATGCTGTCCTGCTGGGCGCAGTAGGTGGCCCGAAATGGGACACCATCGATCCGTCCATTCGTCCTGAAAAGGGACTGCTGGGCATTCGTAAGGAACTGGGGCTGTTCGCTAACCTGCGTCCTGCACAGCTGTTCCCGCAGTTGGCTGATGCATGCTACCTGCGTCCGGATATCGTTGCAAAGGGCCTGGATGTCATGGTCGTGCGTGAGTTGACCGGTGGTATCTACTTCGGCGAACCGCGTTTTGATGGCGAAAAGGACGGCGAACGCTTCGGCTACAACACCATGACTTACTATGAGCATGAAATCCGTCGTATCGCCAAGGTGGCTTTTGAGGCCGCTCGTAAGCGTTCCGGTCGTGTCTGCTCCGTAGACAAAGCCAATGTGCTGGATGTTTCCCGTGTATGGCGTGAAATCGTGATTGATGAGCATAAGAACTATCAGGATGTAGAACTGAGCCACATGTATGTGGATAACGCTGCCATGCAGTTGGTGCGTGATCCTTCCCAGTTCGACGTTATGGTGACTGGCAACCTGTTTGGCGACATCTTGTCTGATGAGGCCGCTGCCATCACTGGTTCCATCGGAATGCTGCCGTCCGCATCCCTGGGTGAGAGCAACCCCGGCCTGTACGAGCCTATCCATGGTTCCGCACCTGATATTGCTGGTCAGAATAAGGCAAATCCGCTGGCGACCATTTTGTCTATCTCAATGATGATGCGTCACTCCTTCGATATGACTGAAGAGGCTGATTGTATCGATCAGGCCGTTGAGAAGACTCTGGAGCAGGGCTACCGGACTGGTGATATCTGGCAGGAAGGGGCTAAGGCTGTCGGCTGCACTGAAATGGCCGATGCCGTACTGGCCAATCTCTAA
- the leuC gene encoding 3-isopropylmalate dehydratase large subunit: MGHTLAEKILQKHTDQEITEAGQIVQCSVDMVLANDITAPLAIKSFKAMGATKVFDKEKVSLVCDHFTPNKDIDSAEQVKVVREFAEEMGVTHYYECGEVGVEHALLPEKGIVGPGDVVIGADSHTCTYGGLGAFATGMGSTDVGAGMALGETWFKVPPTIKVNLTGTPKEYVGAKDFVLNQIGQLGVSGALYKALEYGGEVVDNMSIEGRMTIANMAIEAGGKVGLFPVDQKTMDYAKAAGFSGGELMTADDDAVYERVLNIDVTNMDPQVACPHLPDNVKPVDETSGLKIHQAVIGSCTNGRIEDMREAAAILKGRKVDPKVRCIILPATPAIWKACMAEGLMEIFMDAGCIVGPPTCGPCLGGHMGILAGGERCIATTNRNFKGRMGSLEAEVFLSNPAVAAASAVAGEIINPAKL; encoded by the coding sequence ATGGGTCATACTTTAGCTGAAAAAATCCTGCAAAAGCACACGGATCAGGAAATCACTGAGGCCGGACAGATTGTCCAGTGCTCCGTTGATATGGTTCTCGCAAACGACATCACCGCCCCCTTGGCCATTAAGTCTTTCAAGGCTATGGGCGCCACTAAGGTGTTCGACAAGGAAAAAGTGTCTTTGGTTTGCGACCACTTCACTCCGAACAAGGACATCGATTCTGCAGAGCAGGTGAAGGTCGTCCGTGAGTTCGCCGAGGAAATGGGTGTAACTCATTACTACGAATGCGGCGAAGTTGGTGTTGAGCACGCACTGCTTCCGGAAAAGGGTATTGTTGGTCCCGGTGATGTTGTTATCGGCGCAGACTCACACACCTGTACTTATGGTGGGCTCGGCGCTTTCGCCACTGGTATGGGATCCACCGACGTTGGCGCTGGCATGGCGCTGGGCGAAACTTGGTTCAAGGTCCCGCCGACCATCAAGGTCAACCTGACAGGTACTCCCAAAGAGTACGTTGGTGCTAAGGACTTTGTTCTGAACCAGATTGGTCAGCTCGGTGTTTCCGGCGCTCTTTACAAGGCCCTCGAATATGGTGGTGAAGTCGTGGATAACATGTCCATTGAAGGTCGTATGACCATCGCCAACATGGCCATTGAGGCTGGCGGTAAGGTCGGTCTGTTCCCCGTGGATCAGAAAACCATGGATTACGCCAAGGCTGCAGGATTCTCCGGTGGTGAACTGATGACTGCTGATGATGACGCTGTTTACGAGCGTGTTCTTAATATCGACGTCACCAACATGGATCCGCAGGTCGCCTGCCCGCACCTGCCGGACAACGTTAAGCCCGTGGATGAAACCTCTGGTCTTAAGATTCATCAGGCAGTTATTGGCTCCTGCACCAACGGTCGTATCGAAGACATGCGTGAGGCTGCAGCCATCCTCAAGGGCCGTAAAGTAGATCCTAAGGTACGCTGCATTATCCTGCCCGCTACTCCGGCCATCTGGAAGGCATGTATGGCTGAAGGCCTCATGGAAATTTTCATGGACGCAGGCTGCATCGTTGGTCCTCCGACCTGCGGCCCCTGTTTGGGCGGCCACATGGGTATCCTTGCAGGCGGTGAACGTTGCATCGCAACCACCAACCGTAACTTCAAGGGCCGCATGGGCTCCCTCGAAGCTGAAGTCTTCCTGTCCAACCCCGCTGTTGCTGCTGCTTCTGCTGTGGCTGGCGAGATCATCAACCCTGCCAAACTGTAG
- a CDS encoding 2-isopropylmalate synthase: protein MSERVYVFDTTLRDGEQSPGATMNLDEKIRMARQLETLGVDIIEAGFPIASQGDFEAVQAIAQAVDEVQVAGLCRAVSKDIDRCWEAIKDAKNPRIHTFLATSEIHMKYKLGKTADEVIVMIDKAVRHAKQYTDNVEFSAEDASRSDWDFLVKVTEVAIEAGATVVNIPDTVGYTQPFEYYDMIKYLMDNVKNIDDAIISVHCHNDLGSAVANSLAAIKAGARQVECTVLGIGERAGNAALEDLVMAINTRKELYNVETNIVTEQLYPSCRRLSQIIGMPIPPNKAIVGANAFAHESGVHQDGVIKNRLTYEIMTPASIGRTSNDIVIGKHSGSHAVKNKAEELGYRLDDEQVQVLFKAVKDLADKKEQVFDEDVEAMILESVYRRRDKFRLVDMSVFSGTGSVPPHAATVMEFGAADDEVEVRKNSAFGEGSIDAVFQSIYSLVGVSPKLEVYSVNAVTEGSDALGSVAVRIEHEGVKAVGRAADADVVKASALAMVNALNRMEKAKEEK from the coding sequence ATGTCTGAGAGAGTTTACGTATTTGATACCACCTTGCGTGATGGCGAACAGTCCCCCGGCGCAACCATGAACTTGGATGAAAAAATCCGCATGGCTCGTCAGTTGGAGACACTCGGTGTCGACATTATCGAGGCTGGCTTCCCTATAGCCAGCCAGGGCGACTTCGAGGCTGTTCAGGCCATTGCACAGGCCGTGGATGAGGTTCAGGTTGCTGGTCTCTGCCGCGCAGTGAGCAAGGATATCGACCGTTGCTGGGAAGCAATCAAGGATGCCAAGAACCCACGCATCCACACCTTCCTCGCTACCAGTGAGATTCACATGAAGTACAAACTGGGCAAGACCGCGGATGAAGTCATCGTTATGATCGACAAAGCCGTGCGTCACGCCAAGCAGTACACTGACAATGTGGAGTTCTCTGCTGAGGACGCTTCCCGGTCTGACTGGGATTTCCTGGTCAAAGTCACCGAGGTCGCCATCGAAGCTGGCGCCACTGTTGTCAACATCCCGGATACCGTCGGTTACACCCAGCCCTTTGAGTACTATGATATGATCAAGTACTTGATGGATAACGTGAAGAACATTGATGACGCGATCATTTCTGTTCACTGCCACAATGATCTTGGCTCCGCAGTCGCTAATAGCCTCGCGGCCATCAAGGCCGGCGCCCGTCAGGTAGAGTGCACTGTTCTCGGTATCGGCGAGCGTGCTGGTAATGCAGCATTGGAAGATCTGGTCATGGCTATCAACACCCGTAAGGAGTTGTACAATGTCGAGACCAACATCGTGACCGAGCAGCTCTATCCGTCCTGCCGCCGTTTGTCCCAGATCATCGGCATGCCTATTCCGCCCAACAAGGCTATTGTGGGTGCAAACGCTTTTGCTCACGAATCCGGTGTTCACCAGGATGGTGTTATCAAGAATCGCCTGACTTACGAGATCATGACACCGGCCTCCATTGGTCGCACAAGCAATGATATCGTAATTGGAAAGCACTCTGGTTCTCATGCTGTCAAAAACAAGGCAGAGGAACTCGGTTACCGTCTCGATGATGAGCAGGTGCAAGTCCTCTTCAAGGCGGTCAAGGATTTGGCAGATAAGAAGGAGCAGGTTTTTGACGAGGACGTGGAAGCCATGATCCTTGAAAGCGTCTATCGTCGTCGTGACAAGTTCCGCCTCGTGGACATGTCTGTGTTCTCCGGTACCGGTTCAGTTCCGCCCCATGCTGCCACGGTCATGGAGTTCGGAGCTGCTGATGATGAAGTTGAAGTTCGTAAAAATAGCGCATTCGGTGAAGGTTCGATTGACGCGGTGTTCCAGTCCATCTATTCCTTGGTGGGCGTATCCCCGAAACTTGAAGTATACTCGGTCAACGCTGTCACCGAAGGTTCTGATGCCTTGGGCAGTGTGGCTGTACGCATAGAACATGAAGGTGTGAAGGCCGTTGGTCGCGCCGCGGATGCGGACGTAGTCAAGGCAAGCGCACTCGCCATGGTCAACGCTTTGAACAGAATGGAAAAAGCAAAAGAGGAGAAATAG
- the pssA gene encoding CDP-diacylglycerol--serine O-phosphatidyltransferase, whose amino-acid sequence MAKEKKLPRHKSVYLLPNLLTTASLFIGFLGLTWAIKGDYASCALCILASCVFDGLDGKVARMTGTTSEFGVQLDSLADLVAFGVVPATMTYLWMLDGFGRLGLMAAFLFIACGALRLARFNVQAATSSKKHFVGLPIPGAACTLATLVLFTAYVPETYMETIVPTFTLGLVYVLSFFMVSTVRFYSFKEVSAFKAHPFSWIVTAVLVFSLVASRPKVLGFIIFLGYIISGPVYTLFLLSRGGKRLLRDSSKEELG is encoded by the coding sequence ATGGCTAAAGAAAAGAAACTGCCGCGCCACAAGAGCGTCTACCTCCTGCCGAACCTGCTGACTACGGCCAGCTTGTTCATCGGCTTTTTGGGGCTGACATGGGCTATCAAGGGAGACTATGCCTCCTGCGCCCTGTGCATCCTCGCAAGCTGCGTGTTCGATGGTTTGGATGGAAAGGTAGCTCGCATGACCGGCACCACCAGTGAGTTCGGGGTCCAGTTGGATTCCTTGGCTGATTTGGTGGCATTCGGCGTCGTGCCCGCCACGATGACCTACTTGTGGATGTTGGACGGTTTCGGCAGGCTCGGTCTCATGGCCGCGTTCCTGTTCATCGCCTGCGGTGCGTTGCGCTTGGCCCGATTCAATGTTCAGGCCGCGACCAGTTCCAAGAAGCATTTCGTTGGCTTGCCCATCCCGGGTGCCGCATGCACCTTGGCTACTCTGGTTCTCTTCACGGCGTACGTTCCTGAGACGTACATGGAAACCATCGTGCCTACGTTCACGTTGGGTCTCGTTTATGTGCTGTCCTTCTTCATGGTTAGCACCGTTCGCTTTTATTCCTTTAAGGAAGTCAGCGCCTTCAAGGCACATCCATTCAGCTGGATTGTCACTGCGGTCTTGGTATTCTCCTTGGTCGCATCTCGCCCGAAGGTACTGGGCTTTATCATTTTCCTGGGCTACATCATTTCCGGCCCGGTCTACACCCTTTTCCTACTATCCCGTGGCGGCAAACGACTACTGCGGGACAGCTCCAAGGAAGAGCTAGGCTAG
- the mutY gene encoding A/G-specific adenine glycosylase — protein sequence MDGKKISKELLAWYDANKRELPWRHAPEPYGVWISEIMAQQTQMERVVQYWKRWMERYPDLTTLAGASEEEVLKSWEGLGYYSRARNIRKAAALIMDAHNGVFPNSFEEIRSLPGIGEYTAGAISSIALGIAEPAIDANVLRVFSRLLNISMPMKEKIAREQVESAVRNMLPADRPGDFNQALMEFGALICGKRPHCSGCPVQFQCQAYAEGVTAERPVLPPKKSIIKIEMATGVFEHNGKMLIQKRKPDDVWPGLWEFPGGVIEEGETPEQALAREYSEEVELDVVCGEKITVISYAYTRYRVTMHCYLCRSVNEGPPEPVFNEAVEGGFVLPSTLSDYAFPAGHRRLVEFMRKDMRFADRFLI from the coding sequence ATGGACGGGAAAAAAATCTCCAAAGAACTGCTGGCGTGGTATGACGCTAATAAGCGGGAGTTGCCTTGGCGGCACGCTCCTGAGCCTTATGGTGTCTGGATTTCTGAGATTATGGCTCAGCAGACACAGATGGAACGTGTCGTTCAATATTGGAAACGTTGGATGGAGCGTTATCCTGATCTGACTACATTGGCTGGTGCTTCTGAAGAGGAAGTCCTTAAGTCCTGGGAGGGCCTAGGGTATTATTCAAGAGCCCGGAACATACGCAAAGCTGCTGCACTAATTATGGATGCCCATAACGGTGTTTTCCCAAATTCCTTCGAAGAGATCCGTTCCTTGCCCGGGATCGGAGAGTATACAGCCGGTGCGATTTCCAGCATAGCTTTAGGGATCGCGGAACCCGCCATAGACGCTAATGTCTTACGCGTTTTCTCTCGGCTTCTGAATATCTCCATGCCCATGAAGGAGAAGATTGCTCGTGAGCAAGTGGAGTCCGCTGTTCGGAATATGCTTCCTGCAGACCGTCCAGGAGACTTCAATCAGGCATTGATGGAGTTTGGTGCGCTCATTTGTGGCAAACGGCCTCATTGTAGTGGATGTCCAGTTCAGTTTCAGTGTCAGGCCTATGCAGAAGGTGTAACGGCTGAGAGGCCGGTCCTGCCTCCGAAAAAGTCAATTATCAAGATAGAGATGGCCACAGGTGTCTTTGAACATAATGGGAAGATGCTCATCCAGAAACGTAAGCCTGACGATGTATGGCCCGGCTTGTGGGAGTTTCCCGGTGGGGTGATCGAGGAAGGAGAGACTCCAGAGCAGGCTCTGGCACGTGAGTATTCCGAAGAGGTAGAGCTTGATGTTGTCTGCGGTGAGAAGATTACTGTCATAAGCTATGCCTACACTCGTTATCGCGTGACTATGCATTGCTATCTTTGTCGATCTGTAAATGAGGGGCCCCCTGAGCCTGTATTCAACGAAGCTGTGGAGGGGGGATTTGTGCTACCTTCTACACTGTCGGATTATGCATTCCCAGCAGGTCATCGACGGTTGGTTGAATTCATGCGAAAGGATATGCGTTTCGCCGATCGTTTTTTAATTTAA
- a CDS encoding phosphatidylserine decarboxylase family protein: MHKPSVGVALEGLPYIIIAAFTTLLFAILGCWFMTLLMLGVTCFIGHFFRDPERIAPEDAEAVCSPADGKVIKISREEDPVTGEERQVIAIFMNILDVHVNRMPVSGKIETVRYIPGKFFNVSLDKASQDNERNIVVITGKGNQRFTMVQIAGLIARRIVCWAEPQDKLKRGDRFGLIKFGSRVDLYIPDGYVPVVNIGQRVAAGETALAKKR; the protein is encoded by the coding sequence ATGCATAAGCCCTCGGTCGGTGTGGCTCTGGAAGGCCTGCCATATATCATCATTGCCGCATTCACGACACTGTTGTTCGCCATTTTGGGCTGTTGGTTCATGACGCTCCTGATGCTTGGTGTTACCTGTTTTATTGGTCATTTCTTTCGTGATCCGGAACGTATTGCGCCGGAAGATGCCGAAGCCGTGTGTTCCCCTGCTGATGGTAAAGTAATAAAGATCTCCCGTGAGGAAGATCCTGTCACTGGTGAAGAACGTCAGGTTATTGCCATTTTTATGAATATTTTGGACGTCCACGTTAATCGTATGCCGGTTTCCGGTAAGATTGAGACTGTTCGCTATATCCCGGGTAAGTTTTTCAATGTCTCTCTTGATAAAGCCAGTCAGGATAACGAGCGCAATATCGTTGTTATAACGGGCAAGGGGAACCAGCGTTTTACTATGGTTCAGATTGCCGGCTTGATCGCTCGTCGCATCGTTTGCTGGGCAGAACCCCAGGATAAACTTAAACGTGGTGATCGTTTTGGTCTCATCAAGTTTGGATCAAGAGTTGACCTTTACATTCCGGACGGCTATGTACCAGTTGTCAACATCGGGCAGCGCGTTGCTGCCGGTGAGACCGCCCTGGCGAAAAAGCGATAA
- a CDS encoding NFACT RNA binding domain-containing protein: MEANFFRFLADELGTLLTGRRIDKVFGPSPGVWTIKIQNPGEPLHLLFRPAKSAGHLFLSSVKPVNPQNAPAMAMWFRKRLRNRKILGYKVDWPNLRLALELSPRQDPPSGSYLIIDVRTGMEFVDELAEGFESQPEWPAIEDVLEEKEIWRDYPHISPPLRKAVAALPEDEAHQLYFKVASGTADTFFIANNKQGWQPPMAWAGKGENESFTSAIEASNAYGERTLFPLMEMEEEKPQQTLLKRARKKVKRNLARLDEEQARLQKLADEKVKAEAMQAELYRFKDAEGIQEITVNHPEHGEMVVSLNPFLTPTENMERYFKMADKAERGFPHIRRRRKELEAELERLENGSMPDFQPNKQESVAPEGPPPLPKRYKGLAVTLFRSTDGFTIIRGKNKKANHDILSKAASPFDYWFHVADGPSSHVILKRDHPGHEVPDSTLIQAAAICGLKSYRKDDGKADIMYALVKDVRKVKGFAHGQVMVDAKLGSIRVDLDPQLEDKLS; this comes from the coding sequence ATGGAGGCCAACTTTTTTCGCTTCCTCGCTGACGAGTTGGGCACCCTGCTCACCGGCCGCCGCATCGACAAGGTGTTCGGCCCCTCTCCCGGCGTCTGGACCATAAAGATCCAGAATCCGGGCGAACCATTGCACTTGCTCTTCAGGCCCGCCAAATCGGCGGGCCATTTATTTCTCTCTTCCGTCAAACCGGTCAATCCCCAGAACGCTCCAGCCATGGCTATGTGGTTTCGCAAACGTCTGCGCAATCGCAAGATACTGGGATACAAAGTAGATTGGCCAAATCTACGCCTCGCTTTAGAACTTTCCCCCAGACAAGATCCCCCTAGCGGAAGCTACCTCATTATTGACGTACGGACCGGTATGGAGTTCGTGGACGAACTCGCTGAGGGCTTCGAAAGCCAGCCTGAATGGCCTGCCATTGAGGATGTGTTAGAGGAGAAGGAAATCTGGCGTGACTATCCACACATTTCCCCTCCCCTGCGTAAAGCGGTTGCCGCACTCCCTGAGGATGAAGCCCACCAACTCTACTTCAAAGTGGCTAGCGGTACTGCTGACACCTTCTTCATCGCAAACAACAAGCAAGGCTGGCAGCCCCCAATGGCTTGGGCAGGCAAGGGTGAGAACGAATCTTTCACTTCTGCCATCGAGGCATCCAACGCATATGGGGAACGCACCCTGTTTCCTCTCATGGAGATGGAAGAAGAAAAACCTCAGCAGACTCTGCTTAAACGCGCCCGCAAAAAGGTCAAACGCAATCTTGCCAGATTAGACGAAGAGCAGGCACGCTTACAAAAACTGGCCGATGAAAAGGTCAAAGCAGAAGCCATGCAGGCAGAGCTCTATCGCTTCAAAGATGCGGAAGGAATCCAAGAAATCACGGTCAATCATCCTGAGCACGGAGAGATGGTCGTATCTCTCAATCCATTTCTCACTCCCACTGAAAACATGGAACGGTACTTCAAGATGGCAGACAAGGCGGAACGTGGGTTCCCCCACATTCGACGTCGTCGCAAAGAGTTGGAAGCCGAACTTGAACGCCTCGAAAACGGCTCCATGCCTGATTTTCAGCCTAACAAACAAGAGAGTGTTGCTCCTGAAGGCCCTCCTCCGTTGCCCAAGCGATACAAAGGGCTCGCAGTGACCTTGTTTCGCTCAACCGATGGCTTCACCATCATTCGCGGCAAGAACAAAAAGGCTAACCACGACATCCTGAGCAAGGCAGCCAGCCCGTTCGATTACTGGTTTCACGTAGCAGATGGCCCTAGCTCGCATGTCATCCTCAAAAGAGATCACCCGGGGCACGAAGTCCCTGACAGCACTCTTATTCAGGCCGCCGCAATCTGCGGCCTCAAAAGTTACCGCAAGGACGACGGTAAAGCTGACATCATGTACGCTCTCGTCAAGGATGTCCGAAAAGTCAAAGGCTTTGCTCACGGGCAGGTGATGGTCGACGCCAAGCTAGGTTCGATACGAGTAGATCTTGACCCACAACTCGAAGACAAGCTTTCCTAA
- a CDS encoding 3-isopropylmalate dehydratase small subunit, whose translation MKVNGTAHKVGDHIDTDAIIPARFLVTTDSKELGANCMEGLEAGWVKRVKENDVMVGGVNFGCGSSREHAPISILGAGIPVVIAHSFARIFYRNGFNMGLVLLEIGDDIAKFSDTDQVEVDTATGQIKNITTGETIQAAPVPPFMQEILDAGGLVEYGKNKLA comes from the coding sequence ATGAAAGTGAACGGAACCGCTCACAAAGTGGGCGATCATATCGATACTGATGCCATCATCCCGGCTCGTTTCCTCGTTACCACTGACTCTAAGGAGCTCGGTGCTAACTGCATGGAAGGCCTCGAAGCCGGTTGGGTTAAGCGCGTGAAAGAGAACGACGTCATGGTTGGCGGTGTGAACTTCGGTTGTGGTTCTTCCCGTGAGCACGCCCCCATTTCCATCCTTGGCGCTGGCATTCCTGTTGTCATTGCCCACAGCTTTGCCCGAATCTTCTACAGAAATGGATTCAACATGGGCCTCGTACTGCTGGAGATCGGCGACGATATCGCTAAGTTCAGTGATACTGATCAGGTTGAAGTAGATACTGCCACTGGCCAGATTAAAAATATCACTACTGGTGAAACTATTCAGGCCGCACCTGTCCCGCCTTTCATGCAGGAAATTCTGGATGCTGGTGGATTGGTTGAATACGGCAAAAATAAATTGGCTTAA
- the dksA gene encoding RNA polymerase-binding protein DksA, producing MDAKDLQFFKDMLNGMLEDTLRKGEETIEDMTESGEVYADPADRATAESDRAFTLRLRDRERKLVKKIQQAVERIDDGEFGICQDCGDDISVPRLKARPMTTLCINCKSKQEEDEAVRGD from the coding sequence ATGGACGCAAAAGATCTTCAGTTTTTTAAGGATATGCTCAACGGCATGCTGGAAGACACGCTCCGCAAGGGCGAAGAAACCATCGAAGACATGACCGAGTCTGGCGAAGTCTACGCAGACCCCGCTGATCGGGCCACCGCCGAATCTGATCGCGCATTCACCCTGCGCCTTCGTGATCGAGAGCGCAAGCTCGTCAAAAAGATTCAGCAGGCAGTAGAACGCATCGACGATGGCGAGTTCGGCATTTGCCAGGACTGCGGTGACGACATTTCCGTCCCGCGCCTCAAGGCTCGTCCCATGACCACGTTGTGCATCAACTGCAAAAGCAAGCAGGAAGAAGACGAGGCCGTTCGCGGCGACTAA
- a CDS encoding DMT family transporter, producing the protein MTWFALSLAAAFLMATNGAYMKKFFSDVSPWEMAIIPFFYSVPMCTAGIIFSGIPKLGPGFYPALSWVLPMMIVSVILHFRAIHMSPLSLTLPFLSFTPVFALITGDFFLGEKLSGAGISGMALVVIGGYVLNLDSTRFGFWGPIKAIYREPGSAIMLAVAAMYGFTSVGGKVMIIHSSALFTGFLIFVLLGILIPIILIGVGKASLGTILRKPLLGFGSGFIVFTEIICHNIAISMVAAAYMITIKRMAGIFSVIYGWILFHERGIRYRLIGTAIMTVGASIIAIYG; encoded by the coding sequence ATGACTTGGTTTGCTCTCTCGCTAGCAGCTGCATTTCTCATGGCTACCAATGGTGCGTACATGAAGAAATTCTTTTCAGATGTTTCACCATGGGAAATGGCGATCATCCCATTTTTCTACTCTGTCCCGATGTGTACCGCCGGAATTATTTTCTCCGGCATCCCAAAATTGGGACCAGGATTTTACCCAGCCTTGTCCTGGGTGCTGCCTATGATGATCGTTTCGGTCATTCTCCATTTCCGCGCCATTCATATGTCGCCCCTATCCCTCACGCTGCCCTTTCTGAGCTTCACGCCGGTATTCGCCCTCATAACCGGAGACTTTTTCCTTGGTGAAAAACTATCTGGTGCAGGCATCAGTGGAATGGCTCTGGTCGTCATTGGTGGTTATGTTTTGAATCTCGACAGCACCAGATTTGGCTTCTGGGGTCCTATCAAGGCCATTTATCGTGAACCAGGTTCAGCCATAATGCTCGCTGTGGCTGCAATGTATGGCTTCACATCTGTTGGCGGCAAGGTGATGATCATCCACTCATCTGCCCTTTTTACCGGATTTCTCATTTTCGTCCTGCTCGGCATTCTAATCCCCATCATCCTCATAGGCGTTGGCAAGGCGTCACTTGGAACCATTCTGCGCAAGCCACTTCTCGGCTTCGGCTCTGGGTTCATCGTTTTTACCGAGATAATATGCCACAACATCGCCATCTCCATGGTAGCTGCCGCATATATGATCACCATCAAGCGCATGGCGGGGATTTTCTCTGTAATTTACGGATGGATTCTATTTCATGAGCGAGGAATAAGATACCGTCTCATCGGAACAGCCATCATGACTGTGGGAGCTTCGATCATTGCTATCTATGGCTAG